One genomic window of Clostridia bacterium includes the following:
- a CDS encoding BadF/BadG/BcrA/BcrD ATPase family protein gives MDHLIAAIDGGGTKTVFALARTDGSVLGVGCGGPLNALFVPVEVARGSIRHAAMAALAEAGLERVRVDALYASAPGAGEAIVTSALDGIVESAAVEAAGDELSTFIGAMGERYGVVALAGTGSFATGFNRAGENATMGGWGPLLGDEGSAYQIGLNALKAATRASEGREEPTILGKAILDEWSLESERELVGASGSRDRVAGLARLVSEAAGRGDAVAIRILAQAGRELGSLAGHVLTHLEMRGEGCPVALAGGVSRAHPVLHAAFAQSIAEVDGSCSVVRPKFSPAFGAILRAMEMAASPGPLAHGTLERLQHEAACRELLSG, from the coding sequence GTGGATCACCTCATAGCTGCCATCGACGGGGGCGGCACCAAGACAGTATTCGCGCTTGCCAGGACGGATGGATCAGTTCTGGGAGTAGGGTGCGGCGGGCCGCTGAACGCTCTGTTCGTGCCGGTGGAGGTCGCTCGGGGTTCCATCCGACATGCGGCCATGGCTGCTCTCGCTGAGGCGGGCCTTGAGAGGGTGCGGGTGGATGCGCTCTATGCGAGCGCACCGGGCGCGGGTGAGGCCATTGTAACATCCGCCCTGGATGGCATTGTGGAGTCGGCTGCTGTGGAGGCTGCCGGAGATGAGCTGAGCACGTTCATCGGGGCCATGGGAGAGAGGTATGGAGTCGTGGCGCTGGCAGGAACGGGGTCGTTCGCCACTGGGTTCAACCGTGCAGGCGAGAATGCCACCATGGGCGGGTGGGGTCCACTCCTAGGTGATGAGGGAAGCGCATACCAGATAGGTCTGAATGCGCTGAAGGCAGCCACCCGAGCATCCGAGGGGCGGGAAGAGCCGACCATTCTGGGAAAGGCCATCCTCGATGAGTGGAGCCTTGAATCCGAGCGGGAACTGGTGGGCGCCTCTGGAAGCCGCGACCGAGTGGCCGGCCTCGCAAGGCTAGTGTCGGAGGCCGCGGGCCGGGGCGACGCGGTGGCCATCCGCATACTTGCGCAGGCAGGAAGGGAACTTGGATCCCTTGCGGGTCACGTGCTCACTCACCTTGAGATGCGTGGAGAAGGCTGCCCGGTGGCACTCGCAGGCGGCGTGTCCAGGGCTCATCCTGTTCTGCATGCCGCTTTTGCACAGTCCATCGCAGAGGTGGATGGCTCGTGCAGTGTCGTGCGCCCGAAGTTCTCCCCGGCCTTTGGCGCAATTCTCCGGGCTATGGAAATGGCGGCATCGCCCGGCCCATTGGCCCATGGCACACTGGAGAGGCTCCAGCACGAGGCGGCCTGCCGAGAGCTGTTGTCCGGATAA
- a CDS encoding sugar phosphate isomerase/epimerase family protein, producing the protein MNIGVSTLLHETADIVTATEVIAGYGFTRIELFCELDGFHPESILPATIDRLQGLASKHGLIYSIHPPCAHNNPASSDPQLRRQTVADYRGSLQLAARLGAKDMVVHSGHKSSPDVGDAQAFAFSCETMRAVSDTANDLGVRLMLENTGWSELRFLRTPDDLMTLAEACPPDTGLLLDTGHAVLQGFDPAACAVAWMSRLVQIHAHDNRGQSDEHLAVGAGVIDWSALLALLRTADWDGVFMIEVGECSEPAKALAASIRAIGERVPAALCDCLRKGGL; encoded by the coding sequence TTGAACATTGGCGTATCGACACTCCTCCACGAGACAGCTGACATCGTGACGGCGACTGAGGTAATCGCAGGTTATGGATTCACAAGGATTGAGCTCTTCTGCGAACTCGACGGGTTCCATCCGGAAAGCATCTTGCCTGCAACCATCGACAGGCTTCAGGGCCTTGCATCCAAGCATGGCCTGATCTACTCCATTCATCCGCCCTGCGCGCACAACAACCCTGCATCTTCCGATCCGCAGTTGCGGCGCCAGACCGTGGCCGACTACCGTGGCAGCCTGCAACTGGCCGCGAGGCTGGGGGCCAAAGACATGGTCGTCCACTCCGGCCACAAGTCATCTCCGGATGTCGGTGATGCGCAGGCATTTGCCTTCTCGTGCGAGACCATGAGAGCGGTGAGCGACACAGCCAATGATCTGGGCGTTCGTCTCATGCTCGAGAACACTGGATGGAGCGAATTGAGGTTCCTTCGCACCCCTGACGATCTCATGACTCTGGCCGAAGCGTGCCCACCCGACACTGGACTCCTTCTCGACACAGGTCACGCAGTTCTTCAAGGATTCGACCCGGCTGCGTGCGCTGTGGCGTGGATGTCTCGTCTTGTTCAGATTCACGCACATGATAACCGGGGCCAATCCGATGAGCACCTCGCGGTTGGGGCCGGTGTGATTGACTGGAGCGCGCTCCTTGCGCTTCTGCGAACAGCGGATTGGGACGGAGTGTTCATGATCGAGGTGGGTGAGTGCAGTGAACCCGCTAAAGCCCTGGCCGCTTCCATCCGAGCCATCGGTGAGCGTGTCCCTGCTGCTCTATGTGATTGCCTGCGAAAAGGGGGCCTGTAA
- a CDS encoding heavy metal translocating P-type ATPase codes for MGMKASNKCGAVGRHGNEPNHAGKPGNDSGPVHACDHCNDHDHSLGRGHRHDHAHGDHGDPGSERLHAAETGGALVMFAAGMAVRAWFGAVPGAGKAWLVLLLAAYVLAGWRVLASAGLNIVRGRLFDENFLMAVASVGAIAVGEIPEAVGVMVFFSIGEILQDIAVERSRGAISSLMDIRPDSARVIRDGQVVQAAPESLSPGDRIVVRPGERAPLDGRVVEGESSVDTSALTGESMPRPVGLGDEVLAGMVNTSGVITLSVERPYAESAVARVLSLVEQAAGRKAQTERFITTFSRYYTPAVVGVAATVALVPPLLVPGQLFSMWLHRALVLLVISCPCALVISIPLSYFAGIGGASRRGVLVKGANFLEALNQVDTVIFDKTGTLTRGSFRVVEVTGENGYNEEQVLRIAAHAGAHSTHPVSVSIREKYENLAEVDRSLVSESDEVGGCGVRAIYRGERVLAGNDRLLHRENVQHDTCITDGTVVNVAADGILAGRIRLADEVKPAAPNAIRRLHDAGVSRVIMLTGDVAQVAEEVAGQVGIDEYSANLLPAEKVAALEAIMAERESGRRGGKGFGRGKGFGKGKGRGFGKGCGRGKVVFVGDGINDAPALTRADVGVAMGGLGSDAAIEAADVVIMDDNPARIVDAIDVAHATRRVVIENITLALSVKALVLALGAAGIATMWSAVFADVGVTLIAVANATRAYGPPASSRRAVS; via the coding sequence ATGGGGATGAAAGCTAGCAACAAGTGCGGTGCGGTCGGAAGGCACGGGAACGAGCCGAATCACGCTGGCAAACCCGGGAACGATTCCGGCCCCGTCCACGCCTGCGACCACTGTAACGATCACGACCATAGCCTCGGTCGAGGCCATCGTCACGACCACGCGCACGGAGATCACGGAGATCCTGGCAGCGAGAGGCTTCACGCTGCCGAAACAGGCGGGGCTCTGGTGATGTTTGCGGCGGGAATGGCTGTTCGCGCCTGGTTCGGCGCTGTGCCGGGGGCAGGAAAGGCCTGGCTGGTTCTGTTGCTCGCGGCGTACGTGCTGGCTGGGTGGAGGGTTTTGGCTTCCGCCGGGCTCAATATCGTGCGCGGCCGGTTATTCGATGAGAACTTCCTGATGGCTGTGGCCTCGGTTGGAGCGATCGCTGTCGGCGAGATCCCTGAAGCGGTAGGGGTTATGGTGTTCTTCTCCATAGGAGAGATACTGCAGGACATTGCGGTGGAGCGGTCCCGCGGGGCGATCTCCTCGCTAATGGACATTCGTCCTGATTCGGCGAGGGTGATCAGGGATGGACAGGTGGTGCAGGCAGCGCCGGAATCCTTGTCTCCTGGCGACCGGATCGTTGTGAGGCCTGGCGAGAGAGCACCCCTGGACGGAAGGGTCGTCGAGGGTGAATCGTCTGTGGACACGTCGGCGCTGACCGGCGAGTCGATGCCCCGTCCCGTGGGACTGGGCGATGAGGTCCTCGCGGGCATGGTCAACACCAGTGGTGTCATCACGCTTTCAGTAGAAAGGCCCTACGCAGAGTCGGCAGTGGCGCGGGTCTTGTCTTTGGTGGAACAGGCAGCGGGCCGAAAGGCTCAGACGGAGCGATTCATAACCACCTTCTCTCGGTACTATACGCCTGCCGTTGTAGGCGTCGCCGCGACCGTCGCCCTTGTTCCTCCGCTGCTCGTTCCGGGGCAGCTCTTTTCCATGTGGCTTCATCGGGCGCTTGTCCTGTTGGTCATCTCGTGCCCCTGCGCGCTGGTCATCTCCATACCACTCAGCTACTTCGCCGGCATCGGCGGCGCCTCTCGCCGAGGGGTGCTGGTCAAAGGAGCGAACTTCCTCGAGGCTCTGAATCAGGTGGATACCGTGATTTTCGACAAGACCGGCACTCTCACCCGTGGGTCTTTCAGAGTGGTGGAGGTGACTGGAGAGAATGGGTACAACGAGGAACAGGTGCTACGCATCGCAGCGCATGCAGGCGCCCATTCCACGCACCCGGTGTCGGTTTCAATTCGGGAGAAGTATGAAAACCTCGCTGAAGTTGACCGCTCATTGGTCAGTGAATCCGATGAGGTGGGCGGATGCGGAGTCCGTGCGATCTACAGGGGTGAACGGGTGCTCGCCGGGAACGACAGGCTGCTTCATAGGGAGAATGTGCAGCACGATACGTGCATCACGGATGGAACCGTGGTCAATGTGGCCGCTGACGGAATTCTGGCAGGGAGGATTCGTTTGGCCGACGAGGTGAAGCCTGCGGCTCCTAACGCTATCCGGCGTCTTCATGATGCCGGGGTGAGCAGGGTAATCATGCTTACCGGCGATGTTGCGCAGGTGGCCGAGGAGGTTGCGGGGCAGGTGGGGATCGACGAATACAGCGCGAACCTGCTCCCCGCTGAGAAGGTTGCAGCTCTGGAGGCAATCATGGCGGAGCGGGAGAGTGGCCGGCGTGGGGGCAAGGGTTTCGGTAGAGGCAAAGGTTTCGGCAAGGGCAAGGGCAGGGGTTTCGGCAAGGGTTGCGGCAGGGGCAAGGTAGTGTTCGTTGGCGATGGAATCAACGATGCCCCGGCGCTTACCCGGGCAGACGTGGGTGTGGCCATGGGCGGCCTCGGATCCGATGCTGCGATAGAGGCGGCCGATGTGGTCATAATGGATGATAACCCTGCCCGTATCGTAGACGCGATAGACGTAGCGCATGCGACCAGGCGGGTTGTCATTGAGAATATTACTCTCGCCCTCTCTGTGAAGGCTCTGGTGCTCGCTCTCGGAGCGGCAGGGATCGCGACGATGTGGAGCGCGGTGTTCGCGGACGTTGGCGTCACCCTGATCGCAGTGGCGAATGCCACTAGAGCGTACGGACCGCCTGCTTCCTCTCGGCGTGCCGTCAGCTGA
- a CDS encoding metalloregulator ArsR/SmtB family transcription factor has translation MEKRKAAAGSPPVHLSRRTCLDCGTGARAIPAVRRAPDIPAVPAVADAHGFTETQDTLGTPEPSGFTEVAGVAGVAALAGFTGAPGGSRVAGVPVVAGVSEIFRVLGDETRCRIVHMLSVEELCTCELAEALGITMPAVSHHLRLLRALRLVKTRPQGKHVFYALADHHIVGLINLAQEHYDEER, from the coding sequence ATGGAGAAACGTAAAGCAGCAGCGGGGTCGCCTCCCGTTCACCTGAGTCGCCGAACCTGCCTCGATTGCGGCACTGGGGCCCGGGCTATCCCGGCTGTCCGGCGTGCCCCGGACATTCCTGCTGTCCCTGCTGTTGCGGATGCCCATGGATTCACGGAGACTCAAGACACCCTGGGAACTCCGGAACCCTCTGGGTTTACTGAGGTGGCCGGCGTTGCCGGGGTGGCTGCGCTGGCTGGGTTTACCGGGGCGCCCGGGGGGTCCCGCGTGGCTGGAGTACCTGTTGTGGCCGGGGTATCTGAGATATTCCGTGTGCTTGGCGACGAAACCAGATGCCGGATAGTCCACATGCTTTCGGTAGAGGAGCTTTGCACGTGCGAACTTGCAGAAGCACTGGGGATCACTATGCCTGCTGTCTCTCATCATCTCAGGCTTCTGAGGGCCCTGCGCCTCGTGAAAACCCGTCCACAGGGAAAGCATGTCTTCTACGCGCTCGCGGATCACCACATAGTCGGCCTGATCAACCTTGCCCAGGAGCATTATGATGAGGAGCGGTAG
- a CDS encoding DUF1667 domain-containing protein: MIEEERELTCIVCPVGCRLRVKLEGGQVTSVEGNSCKRGAQYALDELCAPKRTVTSTVRVRGGFLPLVPVRTSSPIPKEKIMEALRQIASTRVDAPVAIHQVIVESVAGTGVSIIASRSMPRAEAGQS; encoded by the coding sequence ATGATAGAGGAAGAACGCGAGCTTACCTGCATTGTGTGCCCTGTCGGGTGCAGGCTCCGGGTGAAGCTTGAGGGCGGCCAGGTGACGTCGGTTGAGGGCAATAGCTGCAAGCGAGGTGCACAGTACGCCCTTGACGAGCTCTGCGCCCCTAAGAGGACAGTAACATCGACTGTGAGGGTGAGGGGCGGTTTCCTCCCACTCGTGCCCGTGAGAACCTCGTCCCCGATCCCGAAGGAGAAGATCATGGAGGCACTTCGGCAGATAGCCAGTACACGGGTCGATGCGCCAGTTGCGATTCACCAGGTGATCGTGGAGAGTGTTGCAGGAACAGGGGTCAGCATCATCGCAAGCAGGAGCATGCCCAGGGCTGAGGCGGGCCAGAGCTAG
- a CDS encoding FAD-dependent oxidoreductase: protein MHRVECDAAVIGGGPAGLGAAASAKKSCSGRVILMDRDRELGGILQQCIHNGFGLQTLSQELTGPEYAEHYIDEAREAGVEVLLDTMVLELAPDRRIYAVNRAQGMMEISAKAVVLAMGCRERNRGAITIPGSRPAGVFTAGAAQRFVNMEGYMPGKRVVILGSGDVGLIMARRLTWEGAKVEAVLEILPFPSGLTRNIVQCLDDQGIPLYLGHTVVDVHGDERVTAVTVAKVDEKLRPIPGTEWKIPCDTLLLSIGLIPENELTRAAGAVIDPITQGPVVTDEMETSIPGVFACGNVVQVHDLVDNVTREAWVAGEGAGRLVNGQQPTGPTVRTRAGDGVRYVVPQVLHVESLEKRDIRLFMRVARPAENVNVEAVIGERVVHSKYERVVRPAEMVALTIPLGKVNRGKVVDGTGNGQPELLVRITPRHRDGGEKA, encoded by the coding sequence ATGCATAGAGTCGAGTGCGATGCAGCAGTGATCGGCGGGGGCCCCGCAGGCCTTGGGGCCGCAGCAAGTGCGAAGAAGTCCTGTTCGGGCCGGGTGATCCTGATGGATCGTGATCGCGAACTCGGGGGCATCCTTCAGCAGTGCATCCACAACGGATTCGGGCTCCAGACCCTATCCCAAGAGCTCACGGGGCCTGAGTACGCAGAACACTACATCGACGAGGCCAGAGAGGCCGGAGTTGAGGTCCTCCTCGATACAATGGTCCTGGAACTCGCACCAGACCGGCGGATATATGCGGTGAATCGTGCCCAAGGCATGATGGAGATATCCGCAAAAGCCGTCGTCCTGGCCATGGGGTGCAGGGAGAGGAATCGAGGTGCGATCACCATTCCCGGCTCGCGTCCGGCGGGTGTGTTCACTGCAGGCGCTGCCCAGCGGTTTGTGAACATGGAAGGGTACATGCCCGGGAAAAGGGTAGTGATACTCGGATCCGGAGATGTAGGGCTGATAATGGCCCGCCGGCTCACCTGGGAAGGCGCGAAGGTGGAAGCCGTTCTTGAGATATTGCCTTTTCCATCAGGGCTCACCCGGAACATAGTGCAATGCCTGGATGATCAGGGCATACCTCTATACCTCGGCCACACTGTAGTGGATGTGCACGGCGATGAGCGTGTGACTGCCGTGACTGTGGCGAAGGTGGATGAGAAGCTCCGGCCAATACCGGGCACTGAGTGGAAAATCCCCTGCGACACCCTGCTTCTTTCCATCGGGCTCATTCCAGAGAACGAGCTTACCAGGGCAGCAGGGGCAGTGATAGATCCGATCACTCAGGGCCCGGTTGTCACTGACGAAATGGAGACATCTATTCCAGGCGTGTTTGCCTGTGGAAATGTGGTGCAGGTGCACGACCTGGTGGACAATGTGACTCGCGAGGCGTGGGTGGCAGGCGAGGGCGCAGGTCGGCTGGTAAACGGACAGCAGCCGACTGGGCCCACAGTGCGGACCCGGGCGGGAGATGGAGTTAGGTACGTGGTTCCGCAGGTGTTGCATGTGGAGAGTCTGGAGAAACGGGATATCCGCTTGTTCATGCGAGTCGCGCGGCCTGCTGAGAACGTGAACGTAGAAGCGGTCATTGGGGAACGAGTTGTGCACAGCAAGTATGAGAGAGTGGTAAGGCCTGCTGAGATGGTCGCTCTGACCATACCCCTCGGCAAGGTGAATCGGGGAAAGGTAGTAGACGGAACAGGGAACGGCCAACCTGAGCTGCTCGTCAGAATCACTCCGAGGCACAGAGACGGGGGCGAGAAGGCATGA
- a CDS encoding NAD(P)/FAD-dependent oxidoreductase — MQLEMMSADVVVIGAGVVGSAIARELSRFQLNVVLLERQADVACGTTKANTALVHAGYDADPGSWKAKLNVMGCAMYPRITAELGVAYRNTGSLVVALEKDQVEGLRFLRDRGIRNGVPGLEIIPHGKVVDLEPNISPAAVGALWAPSAGITNPWELAIACAENAAVNGVRVLLSSPVIGIDVENGRASVVKCPNCLVHTRFVVNAAGIDADEMSHMVGQTDYTISPRKGEYYLYDKRVGGYVRRPLFPVPTPFSKGIVVAPTVDGNMLAGPNSQQVDDKHDRATTAAGLAEVLSGALKLMPSLPTRESITNFTGLRAVAKPAGDFVIGPAPGVPNFINAAGIQSPGLTAAPAIAVAIRDLLSDAGLDLVERPDFNPIRKRPLQFAEMPREVQAELMEKNPLWGHIICRCESVTEAEIVEAIHRPVPCTTLDGIKRRTRAGAGRCQGGFCGPRVTAIISRELGIPMEEVTKKGGLSRILDGRTKQPLPDVEQDVEQDVEQDVEADGGEGALGNA; from the coding sequence GTGCAGCTAGAGATGATGTCGGCAGATGTTGTAGTCATCGGGGCAGGGGTCGTGGGATCCGCGATAGCCCGTGAGCTATCTCGATTCCAGCTCAACGTGGTCTTGCTGGAACGACAGGCAGACGTGGCTTGCGGAACAACAAAGGCCAACACTGCGCTGGTGCATGCTGGATACGATGCTGATCCAGGCAGCTGGAAGGCTAAGCTGAACGTGATGGGATGCGCGATGTATCCAAGGATAACTGCGGAGCTTGGGGTCGCGTACAGGAACACTGGTTCACTGGTTGTGGCCCTGGAGAAGGACCAGGTGGAAGGGCTCCGTTTTCTGAGAGACAGGGGAATCAGGAATGGTGTGCCCGGCCTTGAGATCATCCCACATGGGAAAGTCGTTGACCTGGAGCCCAACATATCGCCTGCAGCAGTTGGAGCTCTGTGGGCGCCGTCGGCGGGAATCACGAACCCGTGGGAGCTTGCCATCGCGTGCGCTGAGAACGCCGCAGTGAACGGTGTGAGAGTGCTGCTCAGCTCTCCGGTAATTGGAATAGATGTGGAGAATGGGCGCGCTTCGGTTGTGAAATGCCCGAACTGCTTGGTTCACACTCGTTTCGTGGTCAACGCCGCAGGAATCGATGCTGATGAAATGTCCCACATGGTGGGTCAGACAGACTACACCATATCGCCGCGGAAAGGCGAGTACTATCTGTACGACAAGAGGGTTGGCGGGTATGTGAGAAGGCCGCTGTTCCCGGTTCCGACTCCGTTCTCCAAGGGAATCGTGGTGGCGCCCACTGTGGATGGGAACATGCTCGCCGGCCCCAACTCCCAGCAGGTAGATGACAAACATGACCGCGCCACGACGGCGGCCGGCCTTGCGGAGGTGCTATCCGGCGCGTTGAAGCTCATGCCCAGTCTTCCGACGCGGGAATCGATAACGAATTTCACAGGCCTACGTGCAGTCGCGAAACCAGCCGGCGACTTTGTGATTGGCCCCGCGCCAGGAGTGCCCAACTTCATCAACGCCGCCGGAATCCAGTCGCCAGGGCTCACTGCTGCGCCTGCTATCGCTGTCGCGATCCGTGACCTGCTTTCCGATGCGGGTCTGGATTTGGTGGAGAGGCCCGATTTCAACCCCATAAGAAAGCGACCCCTCCAGTTCGCTGAGATGCCTCGTGAGGTCCAAGCGGAGCTTATGGAGAAGAACCCGCTGTGGGGACATATCATCTGCCGGTGCGAGAGTGTAACCGAGGCGGAAATCGTGGAAGCGATCCACAGGCCAGTTCCGTGCACGACCTTGGATGGCATAAAACGAAGAACTCGGGCGGGCGCTGGAAGATGCCAGGGCGGATTCTGCGGGCCTCGTGTCACAGCCATAATAAGCAGGGAGCTGGGCATTCCCATGGAGGAGGTTACGAAAAAGGGCGGGTTGTCGAGGATACTCGATGGGCGCACCAAACAGCCGCTGCCTGATGTAGAGCAGGATGTGGAGCAAGATGTGGAGCAGGATGTGGAGGCAGATGGCGGAGAGGGGGCGCTCGGCAATGCATAG
- a CDS encoding MBL fold metallo-hydrolase, protein MSRSAELVPLGDGVFYVPGNPNSGVIVSDGSALLVDAGGDRDRGKALARAVRESGHELVGILLTHSHADHIGGCAAIVKETGAPVYVSAVESAFVEHTTLETCMLLSGAAPWTEMQGKFLMAQPAPVAGRFVDGPMSVGGVEFAVYSLPGHSPGSVGIAAGAVLFAGDAVFAPEVLGKFIVPYNTNMTALMASHARLKELAFDIVVPGHGVPGGTDLADKNLGIAEATIESVLAALVEGPAGSQEIVDRLCRAAGGNARIPNPGVYYLYHAGVLACLSHLFGKGAVRTMIDGGRLLWERVG, encoded by the coding sequence TTGAGCCGTTCGGCTGAGCTAGTTCCTCTTGGAGATGGCGTATTCTACGTGCCTGGGAATCCGAACAGCGGAGTGATAGTGTCCGATGGGTCTGCACTTCTGGTGGATGCGGGCGGTGACCGGGATCGAGGGAAGGCGCTCGCGCGCGCTGTTCGCGAATCTGGGCACGAGCTTGTTGGGATTCTGCTGACGCATTCCCATGCAGATCACATTGGGGGATGCGCCGCGATCGTGAAGGAGACGGGCGCACCGGTGTATGTGTCAGCGGTGGAGTCCGCTTTCGTGGAACACACCACGCTTGAGACGTGCATGCTCCTTTCGGGGGCGGCGCCATGGACTGAGATGCAGGGCAAGTTTCTCATGGCCCAGCCGGCGCCTGTTGCAGGCAGATTTGTGGATGGGCCGATGTCGGTGGGCGGCGTCGAGTTCGCAGTCTACTCGTTGCCAGGTCACAGCCCCGGATCGGTTGGGATCGCCGCTGGCGCCGTGCTGTTTGCCGGCGATGCAGTGTTCGCGCCCGAGGTGTTGGGCAAGTTCATTGTGCCCTACAACACTAACATGACTGCACTGATGGCATCCCATGCTAGGCTCAAGGAACTCGCGTTCGATATAGTTGTGCCAGGCCACGGGGTGCCCGGTGGGACGGACCTGGCGGATAAGAACCTGGGAATCGCAGAGGCAACCATAGAGAGCGTGCTTGCCGCCCTTGTGGAAGGCCCTGCTGGTTCACAGGAGATTGTGGACAGGCTGTGCAGGGCGGCAGGCGGGAACGCTCGGATTCCGAACCCCGGGGTCTACTACCTGTACCACGCAGGGGTCCTCGCCTGCCTGAGCCATCTGTTCGGAAAGGGCGCGGTCCGGACGATGATAGATGGCGGAAGGCTTCTCTGGGAACGGGTCGGATAA
- a CDS encoding FMN-binding protein, which translates to MIKVVLKVVLGVAIVLVALRLGGAIFLKSGLEAGRNLPIGVLDFSKLKDGVYTGRHQAGRWSNEVKVTVSSGRVTDIRILRGIRFATPKFAEDVVRSIMEAQSLQVDTVSGATITTKAYLKAVENALTEAK; encoded by the coding sequence GTGATCAAGGTAGTGCTCAAGGTGGTGTTGGGAGTTGCCATTGTACTAGTTGCCCTGCGTTTGGGAGGCGCCATATTCCTTAAGTCGGGGCTCGAAGCCGGCAGGAACCTTCCCATCGGCGTCTTGGACTTCTCCAAACTCAAGGACGGGGTATACACAGGGCGCCATCAGGCGGGCCGATGGTCGAATGAGGTCAAGGTCACCGTGTCATCAGGAAGGGTAACCGACATCCGTATCCTTCGGGGTATCCGATTCGCTACGCCCAAATTCGCCGAGGATGTAGTGAGGTCAATCATGGAAGCCCAATCGCTTCAGGTGGACACTGTCAGTGGTGCAACCATCACGACTAAGGCATATCTCAAAGCAGTGGAGAACGCGCTGACGGAAGCGAAGTGA
- a CDS encoding FAD:protein FMN transferase, whose translation MARSFAVESTSFGMGTVITHRAFGKHAEESLKAVEREAARLESMFSRFVPGSEISAINRSAGRSCEELSPETFEVLSRAAEFSGVCHGLFDVTIGPLVDLWGIGAGASGPPEDSRIRRVLSLVNYTDLALDPEERTAGLRRPGQSIDLGGIGKGYAGDRLAEVFRGHGVSSAFVNLGGNVVALGTKPDGSPWRIGIQHPRQDNGLIGLVSVEDKAVVTSGDYQRYFIDGCGNRWHHILDPSTGYPAKAGLVGVTVVADSSMIADALSTMLFVAGLRRGLELIRGFDGAEAIFIDAGSSVCVTKGLKDRFLAAEGVRVDTIQ comes from the coding sequence TTGGCTAGGTCCTTCGCGGTGGAATCCACTAGCTTTGGGATGGGCACGGTGATTACGCACAGAGCCTTCGGCAAACATGCGGAGGAATCTCTTAAGGCCGTCGAGCGCGAGGCTGCGCGGCTAGAGAGCATGTTCAGCCGCTTTGTTCCCGGAAGCGAGATAAGCGCGATAAACAGGTCTGCAGGAAGGTCATGCGAAGAACTCAGCCCTGAGACATTCGAAGTGCTATCGCGTGCTGCCGAGTTTTCAGGGGTCTGCCATGGTCTGTTTGACGTCACTATTGGGCCCCTTGTCGACCTGTGGGGCATCGGTGCGGGTGCATCAGGTCCGCCAGAGGACTCAAGAATAAGGCGGGTTCTCTCTCTGGTGAACTACACCGATCTGGCGCTTGATCCCGAGGAAAGAACCGCCGGGCTTCGCAGGCCTGGGCAGTCCATCGACCTCGGCGGCATAGGCAAGGGCTATGCGGGCGATAGGTTAGCCGAGGTGTTCAGGGGTCACGGCGTTTCGTCAGCTTTCGTAAACTTAGGAGGCAATGTGGTGGCATTGGGGACCAAACCTGACGGTTCGCCGTGGCGCATCGGCATACAGCACCCCAGGCAGGATAACGGACTGATCGGACTTGTATCTGTGGAAGACAAGGCAGTGGTGACATCCGGCGACTATCAGCGATACTTCATAGACGGCTGCGGAAACAGATGGCATCATATCCTCGATCCGTCTACCGGATACCCGGCAAAGGCTGGGCTGGTAGGCGTCACGGTGGTTGCGGACAGCTCCATGATAGCTGACGCGCTGTCGACCATGCTGTTCGTAGCCGGGCTGAGAAGAGGGCTCGAGCTTATCAGGGGGTTTGACGGCGCCGAGGCGATTTTCATTGATGCCGGGTCGTCAGTTTGCGTTACCAAGGGACTCAAGGATCGCTTTCTCGCCGCCGAGGGCGTGCGCGTGGATACTATCCAATGA
- a CDS encoding iron dependent repressor, metal binding and dimerization domain protein, with amino-acid sequence MLTPSLEDYLEESYRHLEAHGIVRPKDLATRLHVSMPSVTKALQKLSEQGFVVYRSRKDVTLTGKGIDVGRYLVSRNRVLQDFLRVIGSTLNIESEVEAMEHYLSPETIDRIAFLTQFLMQPGQAQEFRRLWETARQTEMCTRP; translated from the coding sequence ATGCTCACACCAAGCCTGGAAGATTATCTGGAGGAATCATACAGGCACCTCGAAGCGCATGGCATCGTGCGGCCCAAGGATCTAGCCACCAGGCTGCACGTATCCATGCCGTCTGTCACCAAGGCGCTCCAGAAGCTGAGTGAACAGGGTTTTGTGGTGTATCGATCACGCAAGGACGTGACGCTAACCGGGAAAGGCATAGACGTAGGACGCTACCTGGTGAGCCGAAACCGGGTTCTCCAGGATTTCCTGAGGGTTATCGGAAGCACTCTGAACATAGAGTCCGAGGTGGAGGCGATGGAGCACTACCTGAGCCCTGAGACAATCGATAGGATCGCGTTTCTCACCCAGTTCCTTATGCAGCCAGGCCAGGCGCAGGAATTTCGGCGATTGTGGGAAACCGCGCGCCAAACCGAAATGTGCACCCGGCCGTGA